The genomic interval TCcgttcctgctctctctgtgaagGGAGTTCTGCGCTCTGTGCAGAAGCCGCGGTCACTCGTCACTTGCCAGGGCTCCGTCCaggcttctccgccttcgtggttgtctctttctgcaaCTCTAAAGAGAGACGCCGTACATCAGCTTCAAGAAGGAGGCGCACGCTTCGGTCGCGACTGCGCCTGTGTCCGGATCGACTTTGGTGCCATTCTTCGTGTACTCATAAACATTGCCTTTCCCCGGAAACAACAGACGTTCTGCGTTCAGCGGCAAGCGGTGGAGGTGGAAGCTGAAAAGAACGGTGTCGGGGAAAACAGAACGCTCAAAGAAGCAGATTCACATCTCTCTACACCTGCGTATGGAAGCGGTAGCACCCAGACGAATCGACACGACAGCATACGAGATttgaaaggaaaaaaaatCCGATCCCACAAACTCTTGTTCACGGCAAGCAAAGCAGCGTCCAATACCTGTTGATCAAAGGTTCCTCaatctatgtatatatctatatatatatatatatatacatatagatattGATATAtcgacacacagaaacgcacaTAACTATGCGCTGCGTGTCacacatagatatatatatatatatatatatatatgtaagctatatatatatatatatatatatatatatgtaagcGTGAACTTATTAGATTTTGTCCGTTCCCGGGGATCCGGTTTTGCGCATAGCTCTTCTCAGTTAGAGAGTGTACCGGTTCCAGTAGGAAGATTTGGGGGgatggaagagaagcaggtcgagagagatgcCAGCCATCAtggcgaggaaaagaaaaactcgcAACGACGAGCACCCCTGCTTGAAGTCGAGGTAGTTCAGTGTcggaacggagaagaggcggcagacgtagcgcgcctcctcgcgcaGCTGACACACAGAGCGGACATCAGGAAGCGCTCCCCTGTAGGGTGACGAAAAGCATTTGAGTGCAGTGAAGGACGTCGGCAGGGACCAGATGCATCATGTGTGAATGGAGGAACAGCGGAGAAAGGCGGCAAAAAaggacgacgcagaagcagcaaggAAATGCAGGCGAAAAGACGCCGACAGTGACTAGCAGCAATCTCTCACAAGCGCAGCCACAGACGTAAGGAGAGACAAGTGAGCGCATTAGCATGCATGAGTCCCTCTTAAGTGCAGGTCAAAGAAACTACAGAAAAGAACGCAAAGCAGCAACGAAGCGCATACAAGCAGTGGACCTGCGGCGGCAGATATTCTCGCACTCAATACACTTATATTCACACacagataaatatatatatatatatatatatatatatatataatgcCTACACTTCCTCCAATACATGAGTAAAGGCGTTTGTACACGCATGTGCAAAGGCAAGATATGAAAGCTTGCTCCGTCCCACAAAGGCATACAGACACAAAAAGATTCAAAGATTGCAACCAGCACAGAATGTGGAACTCCACcttacatatacatatacgcatatatatatatatatatatagagagagagagagagagaggtatACGAGCGTAGCTGTTGTGCCTCCGTTCCTACATTGATGCTTTTGGGGTCCAGGATATCAAATTGAGGTCCAGTTGCCCTGTTGCCGAGGAAGCGTGTCTGTATGGAAAGGCAGGAGGGGGAGGCCGCTGGGTTTCTAGTGAGGATGCTGCATCGTGAGAAAGGACCTGCGCCTGCGAACGAGAAAGGCGCTCCCGAagtgagagagacggcgcTGGGGCAGGCGAGACGGCCAGAAAGGAATCGACGCGAGACGAGTTGAGCGCGGGTGGCGGCCGGCGGGGAGGCCATCGCCGCGAGACCGGAAAAAGCCATGGCGCCCCGAAGGTTCCAGAAGGTAAATGGGGGggggaaggcagaaaaggcgggaaagcgaacgaaggcgaagagaaaaagccgGGTCGAAAGTCAGACAAAGGCGAtttcgcgcctctccgttCGCAGCTGCCCAACGCAAGCACCGGAGGCGCGCAGGTCTGAGCAGTACATACACCCGGGAGACGCCGCAAGTGCGCGTGGCCGCCAAATGTGGACCGTTGACTCCGTCAGTTCAACACTTGTAGATGCAttccgagaggaagaacccAGGGTTTTTCCcaggctgtctcttctggcTAATAGgattcttcgccttcctaCACGGGCGTCTTTCGCGGTGGAACGCCCAGAGTTCGGGCGAGGATGTCGGCGAACCCCCTTCTTGCAAACGTCTGTCTCACAGACTGCCTCCAGGAATCGGTTTTCCCGGGTAATTGCACTGTTTCGCTCCGCGAAGGACGCGGATCTGTCGAGAGATGCCGAAGTCACTCCAGAAGGCCGGACATACTTTCCGGGCCGACGGTGAACTCCCGCGGTTCCGTTGCCCCTCGCGTGTGACAGCCGCTTCTCGTGGGTCGTCGTCAGTTTGGCCAGAATGCCGCTTTTCGAGAGAAGATGCCAGTGAGAACCCGTTTTTCGGTAACCATGACTCCAGCCTTTCTTTCCTAGGTCCGCCATAGTGAGAATTTCTCTCCTGCACGGATTCCGGAGCGTTTCCTCCAGCAGCGTTTTTCGCAAAGCCGCCAAGTTCCCCGTGAAAAGACTCTGCCCGCCTGCCCCTTGCAGAAAATGCCGCCAGACTTCGCCGGCGGCGCCTGAAAAGAAGCCGCGCACGTTGTCTCTGAGGGACTCCGTTTGAGCTCGTTCTTTTTGGGCGAAAGTCTGGAACTTTGTTTGCGGCGAGAAGCCACGCGCTCGGCGTCTCGAGGCAGCGAGGCACCATTTTCTGTCAAGGTGTGTATGTACGGCGCcccgtctctttttttcccgCTAGGTTTCAGCTACTCTTTTCCATAGTCACGGCGGCGCAGCTTGCCCGGCATTTAAAAACCAGGAAACGCGTCCCTCTGTCAGTCTTCCGTCACGGAatctctcggcttctcttctcgtcgacTCTCGACACTCTGTGTTTGGCTGCCTCCTTTCGCGTGGCATCGCAAACTCTGCGCTTTCTCCGCCGCCAAGTTCCCCCTCCCTTTTTCCAACACCCCTGGCTAGTCCCCACTTCCTGATCTCGACTCCCCTACGCGTTCCGCCACGTTCTGCTGTTACCTGCCTCCTTCGCGGTTTCCCCGGCTGGCTCAGACTTGTTCGTCCTCTGCTCGGCACGATGAAGGCAGCGGTTTTTCGGAACCTGGCGGTTGCGTGGCGACCGGCGGGAAgttcgcctcttctgtcgcagaaaaaccaaggcctttctttctcgctgctgcCTTCCGCGGTGCAGCGCAGAGGTTTCGCGAGTGCAGGAGGCAAGTATGACGTTGTTGTCGTCGGCGGCGGCCCCGGCGGCTACGTGGCGGCCATCAAGGCGGCGCAGCTGGGCCtcaaaactgcatgcgtcgaaaAACGCGGAACTCTCGGCGGAACCTGTCTGAACGTCGGATGCATCCCCTCGAAGGCAGTCCTCAACATCAGCAACAAATATGTCGTAAGTCAtctcgagaggagacggcagcagaggagaaggaaggggagaacgCGGGAGAGCGCATGTGACGGGAGAGcaagggagacaggaagaagagaagataATCCAAGGAAGCGCAGAACGGAGGGAACGGACGAAGGGTGAAGATGGCGAAAGGAGCatgagaaaggggagaaccGGAGACGTTGAGAGAGAAATGATGTGAACAGCGGGATGAAGGTGTAGCAGCGAAGACAGGAAGGCAACAAAGAACAAAAACgtggacgaagagaaagagaagaacggagatCAGAAGGGTGTCAAACCTGACAGGAGGTAGGAAATGGAAGGAGGGtggacagaaacacagagaagaaaggagagacgcaaatATGCGCAGACGGCTGCctcgggagagaagagaaacactaCGCGTTTGCGAGACAGGTGCGAATCTCTGCGTGACTGTCGCCGTTTCGCATGGTTCTTTTATCCGATCGCACCTTTTTTCTCACACATTTTGCCTCCTTATTTCTCAGGATGCTCGCGACCATTTCGAGAGGCTCGGAATCAAAATCGACGGCTTGAGCATCGACATCGACaagatgcagaagcagaagcaaaaGGTTGTCTCCACTCTCACGCAAGGCATTGAACATCTCTTCCGAAGAAACGGTGTCGACTACTACGTGGTACGCCGGTGGACGCAacggcgaagaaaggcgaacgGGTGTCTCCAGATGCAGTTTTCTATTATCAGGATTCTCTTGCCTCCTGCTCTTGTTGCGTGGTgatctctgctttcctctccgtttcttctccacgctttctctctgtctcgttctctgccgatgtgtcttcctctgcctgtctctcacTTTAACCTTCATGtatgtttttttctctgcatttctctttttctctgcgtctctgtatCTGCGCCGCGGTCGTTGCTCTCCTCCGGCTTCACtgtcgtttctgttttcccttcctctcgcgcgcTCGGAGGCATGGCAGTGGCAGCCGTGACTTGCAGGTCCACTTCCGTCTCAGGTCGCCGGCGTCACTCCGAATCGAGAATCGAGAGGCCggccttcttcctgttcaCTCTGGTTGCTCTGGGAGAAATGTCGAGAGCATGTGCGTTCGTTGTGTCCTCTTTTCGCTGCCCAGGGAGAAGGGAAACTCACAGACAGCAATTCCGTCGAGGTCACTCCTAACGGGAAGtctgagaagcagagactcgaCGCGGGTCACATCATCCTCGCCACCGGGTCGGAggcgtcgcctctccccgGAAATGTCGTCCCGATCGACGAAAAAGTTATCATCAGTTCTACAGGCAAGCGTTCAGATCTATGTTTCGTCTAACAGGGTCCTGCTTTTATCGGTGATGCAGATCTTCGCAGttgcgcctctgcctctctctcttcctctgtctctcggagCCTCAATGGTCTTCCTCACTGTTGTCGTCGGTCATGTAGATCACTTTCCAGGCGAgctgttcctcttcctctgcgtctgtgtgtctcttctgttcctccgtATGTATAGTGATATGACACACATCTGCCACGGTCTCTGGCTTTTTCACTTTGATACCAGGGAATTCGACGCACTCGCGTTGACGTATCTCCCTTCGTGCTCACATTGTTCACATGCCACAGTCCAATATtctttgtatatatatgtatccgTCTTCGCACCCGTccttgcatatatatatatatatatatatatataatatgaACAGGTTTCTTTGCATTGTTCGCGTTCTCaagtgtatgcatgtgttctTTCCGTTCCTCTGCACACGTTCGCACCAGCTTATTCGCAGCCGTTtgatgtttcttctttcttggtGTATGCGAATGCGCATTTTGAAATACGAATTgatttctcgttttctcagGAGCACTGGCGCTCGACAAGGTGCCGAAGCGCATGGCTGTGATTGGCGGCGGCGTCATCGGCCTTGAACTGGGTTCTGTCTGGAGGAACCTCGGCGCGGAAGTGACTGTCGTCGAATTCCTTGACCGCCTCCTTCCTCCCGTTGTGAGTCACCCTAGCATCTCTTCCcattaatatatatatatctttatgTGTGAATGATTGTGGACGTATAAACATCCATATCCATCTATCCGTATTTCCATGTCAATGTATGCACGTACAAACTGAAGGCGCACATAAATATTTATATGTCTGTCTGTGTATACATAACAGTAAATGTAGTCACACATGcttataaatatacatatatatatatatatatatatatatataggcaaatatgtatgcatgcgtagaCATCGAAGGAATGTTGTTATCTGTGTATTGGTAgttgtgtctgtgcatgtgtggTGACCGTGGTGTGTACGTTGTATTTTGGGAACCGAATATAATCCGGCTGTCTGCTGGAGTTTGCATGTAGGACGGAGAAGTGGCAAAGGCGTTCCagaaggagatggagaaaacGGGAATTAAATTTCAACTGGGAACAAAAGTCGTTGGTGCCGATGTCCGCGAG from Toxoplasma gondii ME49 chromosome VIIa, whole genome shotgun sequence carries:
- a CDS encoding hypothetical protein (encoded by transcript TGME49_206480~Signal peptide predicted by SignalP 2.0 HMM (probability 0.938) with cleavage site probability 0.331 at residue 18) — encoded protein: MAFSGLAAMASPPAATRAQLVSRRFLSGRLACPSAVSLTSGAPFSFAGAGPFSRCSILTRNPAASPSCLSIQTRFLGNRATGPQFDILDPKSINLREEARYVCRLFSVPTLNYLDFKQGCSSLRVFLFLAMMAGISLDLLLFHPPKSSYWNRFHLHRLPLNAERLLFPGKGNVYEYTKNGTKVDPDTGAVATEACASFLKLMYGVSL
- the PDHE3II gene encoding pyruvate dehydrogenase complex subunit PDH-E3II (encoded by transcript TGME49_206470~Product name based on PMID:17449654.), with the protein product MKAAVFRNLAVAWRPAGSSPLLSQKNQGLSFSLLPSAVQRRGFASAGGKYDVVVVGGGPGGYVAAIKAAQLGLKTACVEKRGTLGGTCLNVGCIPSKAVLNISNKYVDARDHFERLGIKIDGLSIDIDKMQKQKQKVVSTLTQGIEHLFRRNGVDYYVGEGKLTDSNSVEVTPNGKSEKQRLDAGHIILATGSEASPLPGNVVPIDEKVIISSTGALALDKVPKRMAVIGGGVIGLELGSVWRNLGAEVTVVEFLDRLLPPVDGEVAKAFQKEMEKTGIKFQLGTKVVGADVRESSATLHVEPAKGGNPFEMEADVVLVAVGRRPYTKNLGLEELGIETDRVGRVVVDDRFCVPNYPNIRAIGDLIRGPMLAHKAEEEGIACVEMIAGVGEGHVNYETIPSVIYTHPEIAGVGKTEEELKANGVSYNKGTFPFAANSRARANDVATGFVKVLAHKDSDKLLGAWIMGPEAGELIGQLVLGMEYGAAAEDLGRTCVSHPTLSEAVKEACMACYDKPIHMA